From a single Capsicum annuum cultivar UCD-10X-F1 chromosome 12, UCD10Xv1.1, whole genome shotgun sequence genomic region:
- the LOC107850619 gene encoding glucosamine inositolphosphorylceramide transferase 1 yields the protein MGSLPIAVSGSTVHGGGSGGGGSKWWRWCNKNTSCGKSGSNGGDGCANSSACVFFLVAFVCLASIGGLYCRFLLPPNVHTTLSSLGCNEDNEGSWSIGVYYGDSPFNLKPIEEANVWRNKTAAWPVANPVVTCASASGASFPSNFVADPFLYVQGDILYLFFEAKNSITMQGDIGVARSTDKGATWEQLGVALDEDWHLSYPYVFDYNGNIYMMPEGSANGDLRLYRAVKFPTEWKLEKVLMKKPLVDSFITQHDGKYWLFGSDHSGIGAKKNGQLEIWYSSSPLGPWKPHKKNPIYNTDKSKGARNGGRPFLYDGHLHRAGQDCGETYGRRLRVFKIEVLTPTDYKEVEVPLGLKESMKGRNAWNGARSHQLDVQQLSSGEWVAVMDGDRVPSGDVNRRFILGCASVLGVVMLVILFGMLLGAVKGLVPLSWCPHNAGKRSDATFDWERSSLLSNRMRLFCSRLNRASSSLRARIKPRTCSGGLVLAVIFLVTLVLMCTGVKYIYGGSGAQEAYPLNGQYSQFTLLTMTYDARLWNLKMYVKHYSKCSSVREIVVVWNKGQPPELSELDSAVPVRIRVEEQNSLNNRFKVDPLIKTRAVLELDDDIMMPCDDVERGFKVWREHPERIVGFYPRLADGNPLKYRAENHAREHNGYNMILTGAAFMDSKMAFKKYWSKEAAAGRAVVDKLFNCEDVLLNYLYANASSSSTVEYVKPAWAIDTSKFSGVAISRNTQTHYGLRSSCLQKFSEMYGSISSRKSEFHHRSDGWDV from the exons ATGGGGTCTTTACCAATTGCAGTTTCAGGGTCCACCGTGCacggtggtggtagtggtggtggtggtagtaaGTGGTGGAGGTGGTGCAATAAGAATACTAGTTGTGGGAAGAGTGGTAGTAATGGTGGTGATGGTTGTGCTAATTCTTCagcttgtgttttttttttggtggCTTTTGTATGTTTAGCATCAATTGGTGGACTTTATTGTAGATTTTTGTTACCACCAAATGTACATACAACACTTTCTTCTTTGGGTTGTAATGAAGATAATGAAGGTTCTTGGTCAATTGGTGTTTACTATGGTGATTCTCCTTTTAATCTTAAACCCATTGAAGAG GCAAATGTTTGGAGGAACAAGACTGCAGCATGGCCAGTGGCAAATCCAGTTGTCACTTGTGCTTCAGCTTCTGGGGCTAGTTTTCCTAGTAATTTTGTTGCTGACccttttctttatgttcag GGAGACATCCTTTACCTGTTCTTTGAAGCGAAGAACTCAATCACAATGCAAGGGGATATTGGAGTTGCAAGAAGTACTGATAAGGGAGCAACATGGGAACAGTTGGGTGTTGCTTTGGATGAAGACTGGCATCTCTCCTATCCTTATGTCTTTGACTACAACGGCAAT ATCTATATGATGCCTGAGGGCAGTGCTAATGGGGATCTTCGTCTTTATCGAGCTGTAAAGTTTCCTACGGAATGGAAACTAGAAAAGGTCTTAATGAAAAAGCCACTTGTTGATTCTTTTATCACTCAACATGATGGGAAGTACTGGCTCTTTGGTTCAGATCACAGTGGAATTGGTGCCAAGAAGAATGGTCAGTTGGAGATTTGGTATAGTAGCTCACCACTTGGTCCTTGGAAACCGCATAAAAAGAATCCTATCTATAACACGGATAAGAGCAAGGGGGCCCGAAATGGAGGTAGACCATTTTTATATGATGGCCATCTTCATCGTGCTGGTCAAGACTGTGGTGAGACATATGGGCGGCGCTTGCGTGTATTCAAAATAGAAGTTCTGACTCCTACGGACTACAAAGAAGTTGAGGTGCCTTTGGGTCTTAAAGAGTCAATGAAGGGACGAAATGCCTGGAATGGTGCCCGCAGTCATCAACTTGATGTGCAGCAACTGAGCTCTGGGGAGTGGGTTGCAGTTATGGATGGGGACAGAGTTCCTTCAGGAGATGTAAATCGACGGTTTATTTTAGGTTGTGCATCAGTTTTAGGTGTTGTAATGCTAGTTATACTGTTTGGTATGTTGCTAGGAGCAGTGAAAGGATTAGTTCCCTTAAGTTGGTGCCCTCACAATGCTGGAAAGAGGAGTGATGCTACATTCGATTGGGAAAGATCAAGTTTGTTATCTAACAGAATGAGACTATTTTGTAGTCGGCTGAACAGAGCAAGCTCGTCTCTTCGTGCCAGAATAAAGCCAAGAACATGCAGTGGAGGGTTGGTTCTTGCTGTAATATTTTTAGTGACTCTGGTGTTAATGTGCACTGGAGTTAAATACATCTATGGAGGCAGTGGTGCACAGGAAGCTTATCCTTTGAATGGTCAGTACTCTCAATTCACTTTATTAACAATGACCTACGATGCTCGACTCTGGAACTTGAAAATGTACGTCAAGCATTACTCAAAGTGTTCTTCAGTGCGTGAGATCGTTGTAGTGTGGAACAAAGGTCAACCTCCGGAATTGAGTGAGCTCGATTCGGCAGTGCCAGTGAGGATAAGAGTAGAGGAACAAAACTCACTCAACAACCGATTTAAGGTAGATCCTCTGATAAAGACACGAGCAGTTCTTGAGCTTGATGACGACATTATGATGCCTTGTGATGATGTTGAACGGGGATTTAAGGTATGGCGTGAGCATCCCGAGCGCATTGTAGGGTTCTACCCCCGGCTTGCGGATGGAAACCCATTGAAATATAGAGCTGAGAATCATGCTCGTGAGCACAATGGATACAACATGATTCTGACAGGAGCAGCCTTCATGGACAGCAAAATGGCTTTCAAGAAGTACTGGAGCAAAGAAGCTGCAGCCGGCAGGGCTGTGGTGGACAAGCTTTTTAACTGTGAGGATGTGTTGCTAAACTACTTGTATGCAAACGCGAGCTCTTCCAGTACAGTTGAATACGTGAAACCTGCATGGGCAATTGATACTTCAAAGTTTTCTGGCGTTGCAATTAGCCGGAACACACAAACTCACTATGGACTCAGAAGCAGTTGCCTCCAAAAGTTTTCAGAAATGTATGGAAGTATATCAAGTAGAAAATCAGAATTTCACCATCGAAGCGATGGTTGGGATGTATAG